From a single Aquarana catesbeiana isolate 2022-GZ linkage group LG09, ASM4218655v1, whole genome shotgun sequence genomic region:
- the MIA gene encoding melanoma-derived growth regulatory protein, producing the protein MYLRLPCLLLCVLFGLTGGSRKMPKLADRKLCADEECSHPISIGVALSDYTPPDCRFIPIRRGQTLYIYSKLKGRGRLFWLGSVQGDEYGEYTARLGYFPSSIVQEEHYLMPAKVEVKTNQWDFLCQ; encoded by the exons ATGTATCTGAGGCTGCCATGTCTTTTGCTTTGCGTCCTGTTTGGACTTACTGGAGGAAGCAGAAAAATGCCAAAGCTGGCTGACCGGAAGTTGTGTGCGGATGAAGAGTGCAGTC ATCCCATTTCTATTGGGGTAGCTCTGTCTGACTACACCCCCCCAGACTGCCGTTTTATCCCAATTAGACGTGGACAAACGCTGTATATCTACTCCAAGCTAAAGGGCAGAGGACGCCTCTTCTGGCTGGGCAGT GTACAAGGAGATGAATACGGGGAGTATACAGCGAGACTGGGTTATTTCCCAAGCTCTATCGTACAAGAAGAACATTATCTGATGCCGGCAAAAGTGGAAGTCAAAACCAAC CAATGGGATTTCCTCTGCCAGTGA